A window of Streptomyces profundus genomic DNA:
CTCCATCGGGCTGCTGGGGAACGCGGCCGACGTGCTGCCGCAGGTGCTCTCGATGGGGGCGCCGGTCGACATCGTCACCGACCAGACGAGCGCCCACGACCCGTTGAGCTACCTTCCCTCCGGCGTCGAGCTCTCGGAGATGGCGGACCTCGCCGCCCGGCGCCCGGCCGAGTTCACCGAGCGGGCCAGGGAGTCGATGGCCCGTCATGTGGCGGCCATGGTCGGCTTCCAGGACGCGGGCGCCGAGGTCTTCGACTACGGCAACTCCATCCGGGGGGAGGCCCAACTCGCCGGGTACGAGAGGGCCTTCGCCTTCCCCGGGTTTGTCCCCGCCTACATCAGGCCGCTGTTCTGCGAGGGGCAGGGGCCGTTCCGCTGGGCCGCGCTGAGCGGTGACCCCGGGGACATCGCCAAGACGGACCGCGCGGTGCTCGACCTCTTCCCCGAGAACGAGTCCCTCGCCCGCTGGCTGCGGCTGGCGGGGGAGCGGGTGCGCTTCCAGGGGCTGCCGGCGCGGATCTGCTGGCTGGGACACGGCGAACGCGCCAAGGCGGGGGAGCGGTTCAACGAGATGGTCGCCTCGGGCGAGTTGGCGGCGCCGGTGGTGATCGGCAGGGACCATCTGGACTGCGGCTCGGTCGCCTCGCCCTATCGGGAGACCGAGGGGATGCTCGACGGCTCGGACGCCATCGCCGACTGGCCCATGCTCAACGCGATGGTCAACGTCGCCTCCGGGGCCTCCTGGGTCTCGCTGCACCACGGCGGCGGCGTGGGCATGGGGCGCTCCCTGCACGCGGGGCAGGTCACCGTGGCCGACGGCACCCGGCTGGCCGGGGAGAAGCTCCACCGGGTCCTCACCAACGACCCGGGCATGGGCGTCATCCGCCATGTCGACGCCGGGTACGAGCGGGCCGAGGAGGTCGCCGAACGGGACGGGGTGCGCGTGCCGATGCGGGAGACCGCGCCGCCGGCTGACCAGCCGGATCGGCCGGCCGGGGCGGCGCGATGACGGCGGCGCGGCCCGCCGAGGGCGCGGGGGCCCGGGCCGACTCGGGCGCCGAGGCGTTCGCCGCGCTGTGGGAGGGGCTCGCCCCCATCGGACGGCATCCGACGACCGGCGGCTACCGCCGCTACGCCTGGACGGCGGCGGACGCGGAGCTGCGCGCCTGGTTCCGCGCCCAGGCGGAGGCGCGCGGACTGGCCCACGAG
This region includes:
- the hutU gene encoding urocanate hydratase, whose translation is MAGPAASAESKRPTGPRPVRAATGTRLSARGWPQEAALRMLQNNLDPEVAEHPDQLVVYGGTGKAARDWRSFDAIVATLRTLRDDETLLVQSGRPVGVLTTHEWAPRVLIANSNLVGDWANWEEFRRLERLGLTMYGQMTAGSWIYIGTQGILQGTYETFAAVAAKRFGGSLAGTLTLTAGLGGMGGAQPLAVTMNGGVALCVDCDPRAIVRRIEHGFLDVEATSLDEALSLAERARQERRALSIGLLGNAADVLPQVLSMGAPVDIVTDQTSAHDPLSYLPSGVELSEMADLAARRPAEFTERARESMARHVAAMVGFQDAGAEVFDYGNSIRGEAQLAGYERAFAFPGFVPAYIRPLFCEGQGPFRWAALSGDPGDIAKTDRAVLDLFPENESLARWLRLAGERVRFQGLPARICWLGHGERAKAGERFNEMVASGELAAPVVIGRDHLDCGSVASPYRETEGMLDGSDAIADWPMLNAMVNVASGASWVSLHHGGGVGMGRSLHAGQVTVADGTRLAGEKLHRVLTNDPGMGVIRHVDAGYERAEEVAERDGVRVPMRETAPPADQPDRPAGAAR